From a region of the Synergistaceae bacterium genome:
- a CDS encoding endonuclease III, which produces MRARPPQIDRVFDILEELWGNESEPPALGHDEPMDGLMLTLLSQNTNDKNRDRGFAALKEKYPSWDMVASADAKDVEDAIRPAGLARTKSERMMLILKVAEEVFGEHSLSSLRTKEDDYIREFLVSLPGIGAKTAACVMLFDLGRPAFPVDTHIARFSRRMSWAKESTPPEKIQQLLESWLPPERFLGGHINIIEHGRGLCRARKPDCGGCPINRERLCPFAQDDPEPL; this is translated from the coding sequence ATGCGGGCCAGGCCGCCGCAAATCGACAGGGTATTCGACATATTGGAGGAGCTGTGGGGCAACGAGAGTGAACCTCCCGCGCTGGGGCACGACGAGCCGATGGACGGGCTGATGTTAACCCTCCTCTCTCAGAACACGAACGACAAGAACAGGGACAGGGGCTTCGCCGCCTTGAAGGAGAAGTACCCCTCGTGGGACATGGTGGCATCGGCGGACGCAAAGGACGTGGAGGATGCCATCCGACCCGCGGGACTGGCCAGGACCAAGTCCGAGAGGATGATGCTCATACTGAAGGTCGCCGAGGAGGTCTTCGGCGAGCATTCGCTCTCCTCGTTGAGGACGAAGGAGGATGACTACATCAGGGAGTTCCTGGTATCCCTTCCCGGGATAGGCGCCAAGACAGCGGCGTGCGTCATGCTTTTCGACTTGGGGAGACCGGCGTTTCCGGTGGACACGCACATCGCGAGGTTCAGCAGGAGGATGAGCTGGGCGAAGGAGTCGACCCCCCCGGAGAAGATTCAGCAGCTGCTCGAATCGTGGCTCCCCCCCGAACGTTTTCTGGGTGGACACATAAACATAATAGAGCACGGCAGGGGCCTCTGTCGCGCGCGCAAACCTGACTGCGGGGGATGTCCGATCAATCGGGAGAGACTCTGTCCCTTCGCCCAAGACGACCCCGAGCCACTGTAA